In Pedobacter sp. W3I1, one DNA window encodes the following:
- a CDS encoding DUF3826 domain-containing protein, with translation MRKILKPLMLLTLLLTTVNAFSQTKDIVVPEEVLSKSKEFVAALNLTDMTKKSVVENIIAIHLTTIRDWHNDHPSSTVPDGVNPVTGNKLSDLDKQIIADSAMPSTVHQALMDGLRKNLTPEQVETILDKYTIGKVDFTMKGYKAIVPDLTADEETKILAFLKQAREQAVDYKNMKQISAIFEIYKTKSEQMLNNNGRSWRALYSAYTKKIKEEKAAKQKQ, from the coding sequence ATGAGAAAGATTTTAAAACCATTAATGTTGCTCACTTTACTACTAACCACAGTAAACGCATTCAGTCAAACAAAAGATATTGTAGTGCCAGAAGAAGTGCTAAGCAAATCGAAAGAATTCGTTGCTGCATTGAATTTAACCGATATGACTAAAAAGTCAGTTGTTGAAAATATAATTGCTATTCATTTAACTACTATTAGGGATTGGCATAACGATCATCCGTCATCTACAGTTCCTGATGGGGTAAACCCTGTTACTGGCAATAAATTAAGCGATTTAGACAAACAAATCATTGCTGATTCTGCTATGCCTTCCACTGTTCACCAGGCTTTAATGGATGGATTGAGAAAGAACTTAACACCAGAGCAGGTAGAAACCATTTTAGACAAATACACCATTGGCAAAGTAGATTTCACTATGAAAGGCTACAAAGCTATAGTTCCTGATTTAACTGCTGATGAAGAAACAAAGATTTTAGCTTTCTTGAAACAAGCCAGGGAACAAGCCGTAGACTATAAAAACATGAAACAGATTTCGGCCATTTTTGAGATCTATAAAACAAAATCAGAGCAAATGTTGAATAACAATGGCCGCAGTTGGAGAGCACTTTACAGTGCATATACTAAAAAGATTAAAGAAGAAAAAGCAGCGAAACAGAAGCAGTAG
- a CDS encoding sugar phosphate isomerase/epimerase, whose amino-acid sequence MEHQNRRSFIGNVALLTGALMIPDQLLFAAEKKNRYKVAVIDLMILKRQKISALPLAKEIGADGLEIDMGGLGDRETFDNKLADPKIRQEYLDQAKALNLEICSLAMTGFYAQSFAKRPTYQKMIQDCLNTAKAMNIKVVFLPLGIQGDLVKNPELREPIIERLKVAGKMAAKAGVTIGIETALDATGELQLLKDIGCKQVKSYFNFSNAIKNGRDLHDELRILGKKNIIQIHATNEDGVWLQNDPKIDLNKVKETLDDMGWSGWLVVERSRDAAQPTNVKYNFSANTSYLKSVFQNHASSLRGTKQSY is encoded by the coding sequence ATGGAGCATCAAAACAGAAGGTCTTTTATTGGTAATGTAGCGCTGCTAACAGGCGCTTTGATGATTCCTGATCAATTACTTTTTGCTGCAGAAAAGAAAAACAGATATAAAGTTGCGGTAATTGACCTGATGATTCTCAAACGTCAGAAAATTAGTGCTTTGCCACTTGCCAAAGAAATTGGTGCAGATGGTTTAGAAATTGACATGGGTGGTTTAGGCGATAGAGAAACTTTCGACAATAAACTGGCCGATCCGAAAATCAGACAGGAATATCTAGACCAGGCGAAAGCGCTTAATCTCGAAATCTGCTCCCTGGCCATGACCGGATTTTACGCGCAATCATTTGCCAAACGGCCAACTTATCAGAAAATGATTCAGGATTGTTTGAATACGGCAAAAGCGATGAATATTAAGGTGGTATTTCTGCCCTTAGGAATTCAGGGAGATTTGGTTAAAAATCCTGAATTACGTGAGCCAATTATTGAAAGGTTAAAAGTGGCTGGAAAAATGGCCGCTAAAGCCGGAGTTACCATTGGAATTGAAACGGCATTAGATGCAACAGGCGAATTACAATTGTTAAAAGATATTGGCTGCAAGCAAGTTAAAAGTTATTTCAATTTCTCTAACGCCATTAAGAATGGGAGGGATTTACACGACGAATTAAGGATTTTAGGAAAGAAAAACATCATTCAAATTCATGCTACCAATGAAGATGGTGTTTGGTTACAAAACGATCCGAAAATTGATCTGAATAAAGTAAAAGAAACACTCGATGATATGGGTTGGAGCGGTTGGCTAGTGGTAGAAAGAAGCCGCGATGCAGCACAACCAACAAATGTAAAATATAATTTTAGTGCCAATACGAGCTACTTGAAGTCGGTTTTTCAAAACCATGCTTCGTCATTGCGAGGCACGAAGCAATCTTATTAG
- a CDS encoding alpha-L-rhamnosidase, with protein sequence MNIKIYIAIISTWLLPFSKVVAQIVLQHTTCEMLENPLGIDVLKPRLAWHIISNERNVMQTAYQVLVASSLEKLNSNEGDFWDSGKVNSAESIHVAYDGKRLTSRMKVYWKVKVWTTAGQSDWSANNSFSMGLLYYKDWPKGWIGFDRAFPWDNIKTDSRLSARYFRKEFQSSKTVKSATASIIGLGLYELFINGKKVGEDVLSPSPTDYTKNVKYNTYDVTGYILNGKNAVGTVLGNGRFFAMRQNEKPYKIKTFGFPKMLLNINIVYTDGTTANIDTDDSWKGTADGPIRTNNEYDGEEYDATKEATGWNKVGFDDSKWAKAEFVQEPGGVIEAQMNENMKVMNTLKPVSITKLSGGRYILDMGQNMVGWLQIKVKGLWGKQIKMRFAESLQDNGELFTANLRNAKCTDLYTLKGGELETWEPTFAYRGFRYVELSGYTYQPSVNDFVGKMIYDNIKTVGSFETSDALTNQLFKNAWWGIAGNYKGVPIDCPQRNERMPWLGDRGAVAYGESFLFDNGRFYAKWLQDIRNSQKEDGAIPDVAPAFWRYYSDNMTWPGAMLLVTEMLYKQTGDVSAVRDNYPAMKKWLAYMQDRYMKDYILTKDSYGDWCMPPITIEFGRGKSADKKYPSELISTAYYYHFTQLMMQFARVSGNDSDVKAYELLGNKIKEAFNQKYYNDKGYYASNALTDNIIPLYFGMVPQNRVDQVFKNIIYTVEVTNKGHLSNGLVGIQWLMRCLNDYGRPDLAYTVAIQKTYPSWGYMVDNGATTIWELWNGNTADPKMNSQNHVMMLGDLLIWYYENLAGIKSESAAFKKIVMKPEMINGLNAVNASYNSVYGLIKSSYTKTKGQFNWNITIPPNTTALVYVPAGNKNEVTEKLKSIKDLKFIKMENNSAIYEVGSGDYCFVVDSK encoded by the coding sequence ATGAACATTAAAATCTACATAGCGATCATCAGCACCTGGTTACTGCCATTTTCAAAAGTGGTGGCACAAATCGTTTTGCAGCATACCACCTGCGAAATGCTCGAAAATCCGTTAGGAATTGATGTTTTAAAACCACGCCTGGCCTGGCATATCATTTCTAATGAACGTAATGTAATGCAAACTGCTTATCAGGTTTTAGTTGCTTCTTCTTTGGAAAAATTAAATTCGAATGAAGGGGATTTCTGGGATTCCGGAAAAGTAAATTCTGCTGAATCCATTCATGTAGCTTATGACGGAAAAAGGTTGACCAGTCGTATGAAAGTTTATTGGAAAGTAAAAGTTTGGACAACTGCTGGTCAAAGTGATTGGTCGGCTAATAATTCTTTTTCAATGGGCTTGCTTTATTACAAAGATTGGCCAAAGGGCTGGATTGGTTTCGATAGGGCTTTTCCATGGGATAATATTAAAACCGATTCACGCTTATCTGCAAGATATTTCAGAAAAGAGTTTCAGAGTTCGAAAACCGTAAAATCTGCCACAGCATCTATCATTGGCTTAGGTTTATACGAATTGTTTATCAACGGCAAAAAAGTTGGAGAAGATGTATTGTCTCCGTCGCCAACAGATTACACAAAAAATGTAAAATACAACACGTATGATGTAACCGGTTACATTCTGAATGGAAAGAATGCAGTGGGCACAGTTTTAGGTAACGGCCGTTTCTTCGCGATGCGCCAGAATGAGAAGCCCTATAAAATTAAAACCTTTGGTTTCCCTAAAATGCTGCTGAACATCAACATCGTTTACACCGATGGAACAACCGCAAACATTGATACCGATGATAGCTGGAAAGGCACTGCCGATGGACCAATCAGAACCAATAATGAATATGATGGAGAAGAATATGATGCGACCAAAGAAGCAACAGGCTGGAATAAGGTAGGTTTTGATGATAGCAAATGGGCAAAAGCTGAATTTGTTCAGGAACCAGGTGGTGTGATCGAAGCTCAGATGAATGAAAACATGAAAGTGATGAATACACTTAAACCTGTCTCCATTACTAAACTTTCTGGTGGCCGATATATTTTAGATATGGGCCAGAATATGGTGGGTTGGTTGCAAATTAAGGTAAAGGGTTTATGGGGAAAGCAAATTAAAATGCGTTTTGCAGAATCACTACAAGATAATGGAGAACTCTTTACGGCTAATCTTCGCAATGCCAAATGTACCGATTTGTACACTTTAAAAGGAGGTGAATTAGAAACCTGGGAGCCTACTTTTGCTTACCGCGGGTTTAGATACGTAGAACTTTCAGGATATACTTACCAACCGTCAGTGAACGATTTCGTTGGAAAAATGATTTATGATAACATTAAAACGGTTGGTTCATTCGAAACTTCGGATGCGCTGACCAATCAGCTCTTTAAAAATGCCTGGTGGGGAATTGCCGGAAATTATAAAGGTGTACCGATTGATTGTCCTCAACGTAACGAGCGCATGCCATGGTTAGGCGATCGCGGTGCTGTGGCTTATGGAGAAAGTTTTCTTTTCGATAACGGACGGTTTTACGCCAAATGGTTGCAGGATATCAGAAATTCGCAAAAAGAAGATGGCGCTATTCCAGATGTTGCACCAGCTTTCTGGCGTTACTACAGCGACAATATGACCTGGCCTGGAGCGATGCTTTTGGTTACCGAAATGTTATACAAACAAACAGGTGATGTTTCTGCGGTGCGTGATAATTATCCCGCGATGAAAAAGTGGTTGGCTTACATGCAAGACCGTTATATGAAAGATTACATCCTGACTAAAGATAGTTATGGAGATTGGTGTATGCCGCCCATTACCATCGAATTTGGCCGTGGTAAAAGTGCCGATAAAAAATATCCTTCAGAATTGATTTCTACAGCTTATTATTATCATTTCACCCAATTGATGATGCAATTTGCCAGGGTAAGTGGCAATGATAGTGATGTAAAAGCATATGAACTTTTGGGAAATAAAATCAAAGAAGCTTTCAACCAGAAATATTATAACGATAAGGGTTATTATGCCTCAAATGCTTTAACAGATAACATTATTCCGCTTTATTTCGGCATGGTTCCACAAAATAGGGTAGATCAGGTATTTAAAAACATCATTTACACGGTCGAAGTTACCAATAAAGGCCATTTAAGTAATGGCTTGGTCGGTATTCAGTGGTTAATGAGGTGCTTAAATGATTATGGCCGACCAGATTTAGCATATACTGTGGCTATACAAAAAACTTATCCAAGCTGGGGTTATATGGTTGATAATGGTGCAACAACCATTTGGGAATTATGGAATGGGAATACTGCTGATCCGAAGATGAATTCGCAAAACCATGTGATGATGCTCGGTGATTTGCTGATTTGGTATTACGAAAACCTTGCTGGTATAAAATCAGAAAGTGCTGCTTTTAAAAAGATCGTCATGAAACCAGAAATGATTAATGGTTTAAACGCTGTAAATGCTAGTTACAACTCGGTTTATGGGCTCATCAAAAGTAGTTATACCAAAACGAAAGGTCAGTTCAACTGGAATATTACCATTCCGCCGAATACAACAGCTTTGGTTTATGTTCCAGCTGGTAATAAAAATGAAGTGACTGAAAAATTGAAATCAATAAAAGATTTAAAATTTATAAAAATGGAGAATAACAGCGCGATTTATGAGGTCGGCTCTGGAGATTATTGTTTTGTGGTGGATAGTAAATAA
- a CDS encoding acetylxylan esterase → MIDLTRYVISSGTQCSREIYYFKKDFSISLRFSRNDDQSIGRKMRLALMLLFSITSLTTSAQTQNTDNLYKKPLIDVLKEIQTQFKVQIKYSEPQVKDKWVNYAEWRFRADVDQTLANVLMPLDMKVNKEKPGVYKLKEYEYYRWEVQDGWAYLDQLATKYHDQVSWEKRKAEIKPELYKALLLSPLPAKPNSKPIVTAKRIFDGYSVENIALEILPGVWINGSLYKPLNFKGKIPLVLSPDGHWEKQRYRADCQIRCAMIAKMGAMAFSYDLFAWGESMLQFKYEDHRKSLAQTVQTLGGIRILDYFSSLKETDTSRIGISGGSGAGSHSILMTAMDDRIKLSAPVVAMSSYFYGGCPCESGMPIHQCGGGTDNVELAAMAAPRPQLLVSDGSDWTAHTPEHDFPYLQKMYNYYGVKDKVENVHLPDEKHDFGINKRIALYDFLIKNFKLNGTAIKDKAGKYNESKVTIEKENALYVFGDKGEKLPKNAVMGFENLEKLFPLGTSK, encoded by the coding sequence ATGATAGATTTAACTAGATACGTCATTTCGAGCGGAACGCAGTGCAGTCGAGAAATCTATTATTTTAAAAAAGATTTCTCCATTTCGCTACGCTTCAGTCGAAATGACGACCAATCGATTGGAAGAAAAATGCGTTTAGCATTAATGCTACTTTTTTCCATTACTTCTTTAACTACATCCGCCCAAACCCAAAACACCGATAACCTCTATAAAAAACCACTTATCGATGTATTAAAAGAGATTCAAACCCAATTTAAGGTCCAAATCAAATATTCAGAACCACAGGTAAAAGACAAATGGGTAAACTATGCCGAATGGCGTTTCCGGGCCGATGTTGATCAAACACTTGCAAACGTATTAATGCCCTTGGATATGAAAGTAAATAAGGAGAAACCAGGTGTTTACAAATTAAAAGAATACGAATATTACCGTTGGGAAGTTCAGGATGGTTGGGCGTACTTAGACCAATTAGCCACAAAATATCACGATCAGGTAAGCTGGGAAAAACGTAAGGCAGAAATTAAGCCAGAACTATACAAAGCCTTACTGTTATCGCCGCTACCAGCAAAACCAAATTCAAAACCTATAGTAACCGCAAAAAGAATTTTCGATGGTTATTCGGTAGAAAACATTGCACTAGAAATTTTACCTGGTGTATGGATTAACGGTTCACTGTACAAACCATTGAACTTTAAAGGAAAAATCCCTTTGGTGCTTAGTCCTGATGGACATTGGGAAAAACAGCGATATAGAGCCGATTGCCAGATCAGATGTGCTATGATAGCCAAAATGGGGGCAATGGCCTTTAGTTACGATCTGTTTGCCTGGGGCGAATCGATGCTCCAGTTTAAATACGAAGATCATCGCAAAAGCCTGGCACAAACCGTTCAAACTTTAGGTGGCATCAGGATTTTAGATTATTTCTCTTCGTTAAAAGAAACCGATACCAGCAGAATAGGCATCAGCGGGGGTTCGGGTGCCGGAAGCCATTCTATTTTAATGACGGCAATGGATGACCGGATTAAATTAAGTGCACCGGTGGTTGCCATGTCATCTTACTTTTATGGTGGTTGTCCATGCGAAAGCGGGATGCCAATCCACCAATGTGGAGGTGGAACCGATAACGTAGAATTAGCTGCGATGGCTGCACCACGACCTCAATTATTGGTATCTGATGGAAGCGATTGGACGGCACATACACCCGAACACGATTTTCCTTACCTGCAAAAAATGTACAATTATTATGGTGTGAAAGACAAGGTTGAAAATGTGCATCTTCCGGATGAAAAACATGATTTTGGCATTAATAAGCGCATCGCACTTTACGATTTCCTGATCAAAAACTTCAAACTAAATGGTACTGCAATTAAAGATAAAGCCGGTAAATACAATGAAAGTAAAGTAACCATCGAAAAGGAAAATGCTCTTTATGTTTTTGGCGATAAAGGCGAAAAACTACCTAAAAATGCAGTGATGGGATTTGAAAATCTGGAAAAATTATTCCCGTTAGGCACAAGCAAATAG
- a CDS encoding exo-alpha-sialidase: MKLKNIYTTIGLVLAITLGAHAQIEKWQAGVVKQEFLYDKAPFPSCHSATIAETPTGLVASFFGGTKERNPDVEIYISRFIDGKWLAPVSVANGVQADGKRLPTWNPVLYQIPGGDLLLFYKIGPKPSEWWGMLRTSKDGGKTWSDATKLPEGYIGPVKNKPVLLSNGNLFAPSSKEGDGWKIHFEVTNDNGKTWRTVGPLPENGIKAIQPSILQHGNGKLQILARTANRAIVESWSTDNGETWSALTKTSLPNNNSGTDAVTMKDGRHVLVYNHVLPPGELAKGPRTPLNFSISKDGKKWSAALILEDSPISQYSYPAVIQTADGMLHFIYTWRREKIKHVVVDPSKLKLKKIKNGVWPKLKGYTAPVITETKNEEG; the protein is encoded by the coding sequence ATGAAATTAAAAAATATATACACTACAATCGGACTTGTTTTAGCAATCACACTAGGCGCCCACGCCCAGATAGAAAAATGGCAAGCAGGCGTTGTAAAACAAGAGTTTCTATATGATAAAGCGCCATTTCCATCATGTCACTCCGCAACCATTGCCGAAACACCAACAGGTTTAGTCGCTTCATTTTTTGGCGGAACAAAAGAACGGAATCCTGATGTAGAAATTTACATCAGCCGTTTTATTGATGGTAAATGGTTAGCGCCGGTTTCGGTAGCTAATGGCGTGCAGGCCGATGGTAAAAGATTACCTACATGGAATCCGGTTTTGTATCAGATACCAGGTGGAGATTTATTATTGTTTTATAAAATCGGACCAAAACCATCTGAATGGTGGGGCATGTTGAGAACTTCGAAAGATGGTGGAAAAACATGGTCTGATGCCACTAAATTACCTGAAGGTTATATTGGTCCTGTAAAAAATAAACCTGTTTTATTGAGTAACGGGAACCTTTTTGCACCATCGAGTAAAGAAGGCGACGGCTGGAAAATTCACTTCGAAGTGACCAACGACAATGGTAAAACCTGGAGAACAGTTGGCCCACTTCCTGAAAATGGCATTAAAGCCATCCAGCCAAGCATCCTTCAACATGGAAATGGAAAATTGCAGATTTTAGCCAGAACCGCCAATCGTGCAATTGTAGAATCCTGGTCTACTGATAATGGAGAAACCTGGTCGGCATTAACCAAAACTTCCTTACCCAATAATAATTCAGGTACAGATGCGGTAACCATGAAAGATGGCCGTCATGTACTGGTTTATAACCACGTTTTGCCTCCAGGCGAATTGGCCAAAGGACCTCGTACACCATTGAATTTTTCCATCTCAAAAGACGGGAAAAAATGGTCAGCAGCATTGATTTTGGAAGATTCACCGATCAGTCAGTATTCTTATCCCGCAGTAATTCAAACTGCTGATGGCATGTTACACTTTATTTACACCTGGAGAAGAGAAAAAATCAAACATGTTGTGGTTGATCCATCAAAGTTAAAATTGAAGAAAATTAAAAACGGTGTTTGGCCGAAGCTGAAAGGTTATACCGCACCTGTAATTACAGAAACTAAAAATGAGGAGGGGTAA
- a CDS encoding right-handed parallel beta-helix repeat-containing protein — protein MSPRTKQIKPFFSLLIFLSLLCLKVNAVDIFVSINGADTNIGTKEKPLATLHSALRKARELRRLNDASIKGGIQIIMGKGFYQLHEPVVIRPEDSGTKDSPTEIIANERVVLSGGVKVKGWEKLNKAITGLPKEAFGKVWVTDIPNFDGSDLQFRQLWVNGNKAVRAKNYNGEEMGRVLSWNSEKQTCIITLQKNIDLSKVKGMEMLIHQWWAIANLRVKSVKVIGNTAELSFMQPESRIQSEHPWPAPWISSKTGNSAFYLSNAIQFLNEPGEWFEDLQNHKLYYWPKATENMLNAEVIAPALENLLKIEGTIDQPVSYVSLEGISFGHATWLRPSKQGHVPHQAGMYMLDAYKLDKAGTPDKPTLENQAWVGRPVSAVEVNYANNTSFKSCRFEHLASTGLDYNKGTTHNEIEGNLFKDIGGSAILIGTFSDEAVEVHLPYKPTDQREISSNNRIENNLITDVTNEDWGAVGIGAGYVQGIKILHNEISDVSYSGISMGWGWTKTPNAMENNTISDNKIHHYGKHLYDVAGIYTLSAQPGSSITGNVVDSIYKAPYAHLPDHWFYLYTDEGSAGITIKNNWTPAEKYLQNANGPGNLWENNGPKADEKIKQNAGLEKAFQYLLREKANYSKRGINQAVDQSVVFELLFKPNNLPGNGALKTFAKENNLLPGSNYKWNNRLVIYTSSLKVESLQQTLKRLGAVEIKLYDNLFYDFNREKNCGDKPVAEWDNIILSANLVKDQKMQKEYLAYHKTQFEKWPEISRGFCKAEFQRLAIFKNDRQLMLIISIPKGKKLDDLNPKTTENNPKVDEWNAIMKKYQEGIEGTKPDEVWVFFKPIE, from the coding sequence GTGTCTCCACGAACCAAGCAAATTAAACCATTTTTTAGTCTGCTGATCTTTTTATCATTATTGTGCCTGAAAGTTAATGCAGTAGATATTTTTGTCTCCATAAATGGTGCAGATACTAATATAGGCACCAAAGAAAAACCTTTAGCCACTCTTCATTCAGCCCTACGTAAAGCAAGGGAATTACGGCGTTTAAATGATGCTTCCATTAAAGGTGGCATCCAGATTATTATGGGCAAAGGCTTTTATCAATTGCATGAACCTGTAGTTATCCGTCCTGAAGATTCCGGCACAAAAGATAGTCCTACCGAAATTATTGCAAACGAAAGAGTCGTGTTGAGCGGCGGTGTAAAAGTAAAAGGCTGGGAAAAACTTAATAAAGCAATTACTGGTTTGCCGAAAGAAGCATTCGGGAAAGTTTGGGTTACCGATATTCCAAATTTCGACGGCAGCGATCTGCAGTTCAGGCAGCTTTGGGTAAATGGGAATAAAGCTGTTCGGGCGAAAAACTATAATGGAGAAGAAATGGGCAGGGTTTTATCGTGGAATAGCGAAAAACAAACCTGCATTATCACACTGCAAAAAAATATCGACCTCTCTAAGGTTAAAGGCATGGAAATGTTGATCCATCAATGGTGGGCCATTGCGAATCTCCGTGTTAAATCGGTTAAAGTGATTGGCAATACTGCAGAGCTTTCTTTCATGCAGCCAGAAAGCAGGATCCAGTCAGAGCATCCCTGGCCAGCCCCATGGATCTCATCAAAAACCGGGAATTCTGCCTTTTATCTAAGCAATGCAATCCAGTTTTTAAATGAACCTGGCGAGTGGTTCGAAGATCTGCAAAACCACAAGCTTTATTATTGGCCAAAGGCGACAGAAAACATGTTAAATGCCGAAGTTATTGCTCCAGCTTTAGAAAATTTACTTAAAATCGAAGGAACGATTGATCAACCGGTTTCTTATGTAAGTTTAGAAGGTATTTCTTTCGGGCATGCTACCTGGTTGAGACCATCAAAGCAAGGTCATGTGCCCCACCAGGCCGGTATGTACATGCTCGATGCCTACAAACTCGATAAAGCCGGAACACCAGATAAACCTACACTGGAAAATCAGGCCTGGGTTGGCCGTCCGGTTTCAGCTGTGGAAGTTAATTACGCAAATAATACCTCATTTAAATCTTGTCGGTTCGAGCACCTGGCTTCTACAGGTTTAGATTATAATAAAGGAACTACTCATAACGAAATCGAAGGAAATTTATTCAAGGACATTGGCGGATCGGCCATTTTAATCGGGACTTTTTCTGATGAAGCTGTTGAAGTGCATTTGCCTTATAAGCCTACAGATCAAAGAGAAATTTCAAGTAATAACAGAATCGAAAATAACCTGATCACAGATGTAACCAACGAAGATTGGGGCGCAGTGGGTATCGGAGCAGGTTATGTTCAAGGAATTAAAATTCTGCATAACGAAATCAGCGATGTTTCTTACTCAGGAATCAGTATGGGCTGGGGATGGACGAAAACGCCAAATGCAATGGAAAACAATACCATTAGCGACAATAAAATCCATCATTACGGAAAACACCTGTACGATGTTGCGGGGATTTATACCTTATCTGCCCAACCCGGATCATCCATTACTGGAAATGTAGTCGATAGTATTTACAAAGCGCCGTACGCGCATTTACCAGATCATTGGTTTTACCTCTATACCGATGAGGGTTCAGCTGGTATTACCATCAAAAACAACTGGACACCGGCAGAAAAATATCTTCAAAATGCCAACGGACCAGGTAATCTCTGGGAAAACAATGGACCGAAAGCAGACGAAAAGATAAAACAAAATGCAGGCTTAGAAAAAGCTTTTCAATATTTATTAAGGGAAAAAGCAAATTATTCGAAAAGAGGCATCAATCAGGCTGTTGATCAATCAGTTGTATTCGAATTGCTTTTTAAGCCAAATAACCTGCCTGGTAACGGCGCTTTAAAGACTTTTGCAAAAGAAAACAACTTGCTGCCAGGTTCAAATTATAAATGGAACAATCGTTTGGTCATTTATACCTCTAGTTTGAAAGTAGAGAGTTTACAACAGACTTTGAAACGCTTAGGTGCTGTTGAAATCAAGTTGTATGATAACTTATTTTACGATTTCAACAGAGAAAAGAACTGTGGCGATAAACCTGTTGCAGAATGGGATAACATCATTTTATCAGCCAATTTGGTTAAGGACCAAAAAATGCAAAAAGAATACCTTGCTTATCACAAAACGCAATTTGAGAAATGGCCTGAAATTTCAAGAGGATTTTGTAAGGCTGAATTTCAACGATTAGCAATTTTTAAAAACGATCGACAATTGATGTTAATCATTAGTATCCCGAAAGGAAAAAAATTAGATGATTTAAATCCAAAAACTACTGAGAACAATCCAAAAGTAGATGAATGGAATGCGATCATGAAAAAATACCAGGAAGGTATTGAAGGCACAAAACCAGATGAGGTCTGGGTGTTCTTTAAACCAATAGAATAA